A stretch of the Teredinibacter haidensis genome encodes the following:
- the ppk1 gene encoding polyphosphate kinase 1 yields MPEVNTPPSNTDTSDPVSLDSNIYYNNRELSHLAFNQRVLAQALDESHPLLERLKFLLIFSSNLDEFFEIRVAGLMQSIKFERETTGPDGMHPSKVLRKISEICHKTVEQQYQTLNDILIPAMKAEGIRFIRRKNWTPEQTAWVEQFVEREVLPIISPIGIDPAHPFPRLVNKSLNFIVKLEGKDAFGRDLNYAILPAPRTLPRVIKLPDGLGEPGHNFIFLSSMIHANTEKMFPGMTAQGCYQFRITRNADLDVDMEGIADLARALRGELHSRRFGTAVRLEVADNCPEELTQFLLKEVGLTEKELYRVHGPVNLKRLMQVPAQVGRPDLLYPPFTPTMPKGLARKDNIFDAVSRKDYLLLHPFESFAPVLQLLRQSAKDPNVVAIKQTLYRSGGIKSSIVDALIDAARNGKEVTAIVELRARFDEEENLELASRLQEAGAVVVYGVVGYKTHSKMILVVRREDGVLKRYVHLGTGNYHSGNARLYTDYSLLTADPVLCEDVHRVFQQLTGMGKTARMDKLIHAPFTLKRQLIRMIDNEAKAHKEGKPAHIIMKCNGLTEPKVIQALYKASQAGVPIDLIIRGMCCLRPGVPGVSETIRVRSIVGRFLEHTRTYYFANAEPTVFCASADLMERNLNHRVETCFPVQQPELAERIRKDLELYLSDNLRSWQLDTKGSYSANSPKAEEPQIGAQEELLKLLSN; encoded by the coding sequence GAAATTTTTACTCATTTTCAGCTCAAACCTCGACGAGTTCTTCGAGATTCGTGTAGCAGGTTTAATGCAGAGCATTAAATTCGAAAGGGAAACCACCGGGCCAGACGGTATGCATCCCAGCAAAGTGCTGCGAAAAATTAGTGAAATCTGCCACAAGACCGTCGAACAACAATATCAGACTCTCAACGATATTCTTATTCCGGCAATGAAAGCAGAAGGTATTCGGTTTATTCGCCGCAAAAACTGGACACCCGAGCAAACCGCGTGGGTAGAGCAGTTTGTAGAGCGCGAAGTACTCCCTATCATCAGCCCCATCGGTATCGACCCGGCCCACCCCTTCCCTCGCTTGGTCAATAAAAGCCTCAACTTTATTGTTAAGCTCGAGGGCAAAGATGCCTTTGGTCGTGATTTAAACTACGCCATCCTGCCAGCGCCCCGCACCTTGCCGCGGGTGATTAAGCTGCCAGATGGCCTCGGCGAGCCCGGTCACAATTTTATATTTCTGTCCTCCATGATCCACGCCAATACAGAAAAGATGTTCCCCGGTATGACGGCCCAGGGTTGTTATCAATTCCGCATAACGCGCAACGCCGATCTCGATGTCGACATGGAAGGTATTGCCGATCTCGCCCGCGCACTGCGAGGTGAACTGCACTCCCGCCGCTTTGGCACGGCGGTTCGCCTGGAAGTAGCCGATAACTGCCCCGAAGAACTCACCCAGTTTCTACTAAAAGAAGTCGGCCTGACCGAGAAAGAGCTTTATCGCGTACACGGGCCAGTAAACCTCAAGCGACTGATGCAAGTGCCTGCGCAAGTCGGTCGGCCAGATTTACTCTACCCTCCGTTTACCCCCACCATGCCCAAGGGCCTGGCTCGCAAGGACAATATTTTTGACGCCGTGTCGCGCAAAGACTATCTGCTCCTTCACCCCTTTGAATCTTTCGCTCCAGTACTGCAGCTATTGCGACAGTCCGCCAAAGATCCGAACGTTGTCGCCATCAAACAAACGCTCTACCGTTCGGGCGGCATCAAATCATCCATTGTCGACGCACTGATTGACGCGGCACGCAACGGCAAAGAAGTCACGGCCATTGTCGAACTTCGCGCCCGTTTCGATGAAGAGGAAAACCTGGAGCTGGCCAGCCGACTTCAGGAAGCCGGTGCCGTAGTCGTCTACGGTGTAGTAGGCTACAAAACCCACTCAAAAATGATTCTCGTGGTACGACGGGAAGACGGCGTACTAAAGCGCTACGTTCATTTGGGTACCGGGAATTACCACAGCGGCAACGCCCGACTGTATACCGACTATTCGCTGCTTACCGCCGACCCAGTACTCTGCGAAGATGTTCACCGTGTCTTCCAACAGCTCACAGGCATGGGCAAAACAGCGCGCATGGACAAGCTGATACATGCGCCTTTCACCCTAAAACGCCAACTGATTCGTATGATCGACAACGAAGCAAAGGCCCACAAAGAAGGCAAACCCGCACACATCATCATGAAGTGTAACGGGCTGACTGAGCCCAAAGTCATTCAGGCGCTATACAAAGCATCCCAGGCTGGCGTGCCCATCGATTTAATTATCCGCGGTATGTGCTGCCTGCGTCCGGGTGTTCCCGGTGTATCCGAGACCATTCGCGTACGCTCTATTGTCGGTCGCTTTCTGGAACATACCCGCACCTACTACTTTGCCAATGCCGAACCCACCGTGTTCTGTGCCAGCGCCGACCTAATGGAGCGAAACCTCAACCACCGGGTGGAAACCTGCTTCCCGGTACAGCAACCCGAACTGGCCGAGCGTATTCGCAAAGACCTGGAACTGTACCTGAGCGACAATCTTCGCAGCTGGCAGCTAGACACTAAAGGCAGCTACAGCGCCAACAGCCCCAAAGCTGAAGAACCCCAGATAGGCGCACAGGAAGAGCTGTTAAAACTCCTGTCGAATTAG
- the trxA gene encoding thioredoxin TrxA yields the protein MSDAIVHTSDANFEQDVLSAEGPVLVDFWAAWCGPCKMIAPVLDELSQEYGDKIKICKMDVDANKATPAKFNIRGIPTLIIFKNGSAEGTKVGALSKAQLKEFIDSNL from the coding sequence ATGAGTGACGCGATCGTTCACACTAGCGATGCAAACTTCGAACAGGACGTGCTGTCCGCAGAAGGTCCGGTTCTGGTCGACTTTTGGGCTGCCTGGTGTGGCCCCTGTAAAATGATCGCACCTGTTCTGGATGAACTTTCTCAGGAGTACGGTGATAAAATCAAGATCTGTAAGATGGATGTTGATGCCAACAAGGCAACACCGGCTAAATTTAATATTCGTGGTATACCCACCCTGATCATTTTCAAGAATGGTAGCGCGGAAGGCACCAAAGTCGGTGCTCTATCGAAAGCTCAGCTGAAAGAATTTATCGACAGCAACCTGTAA
- the rho gene encoding transcription termination factor Rho, whose product MNLTDLKKKPIEELIDLAKEMGMESLARSRKQDVIFNILKRHARSGEDIYGDGVLEILQDGFGFLRSAGASYLAGPDDIYVSPSQIRRFNLRTGDTISGKIRPPKEGERYFALLKVNQINFDKPENSRNKILFENLTPLFPTKRLMLETGNGSSEDLTGRIIDLISPIGKGQRGLIVAPPKAGKTIMMQHIAQAITRNNPECHLIVLLIDERPEEVTEMQRSVRGEVVASTFDEPPSRHVQVAEMVIERAKRLVEHKKDVVILLDSITRLARAYNTVIPSSGKVLTGGVDAHALERPKRFFGAARNIEEGGSLSIVATALIDTGSKMDEVIYEEFKGTGNLELHLDRKIAEKRIYPAINIRRSGTRREDLLMKEDELSRVWILRKLLHDMEDTSATEFLIDRLKGFKSNDQFFLSMKSK is encoded by the coding sequence ATGAACCTTACCGACCTCAAGAAAAAACCCATAGAAGAACTTATCGATCTCGCCAAAGAGATGGGCATGGAAAGTCTTGCCCGCTCTCGCAAGCAAGATGTGATATTCAATATACTCAAACGCCATGCCCGCAGCGGCGAAGACATATACGGTGACGGTGTACTAGAAATACTCCAAGACGGTTTTGGCTTTTTGCGCTCAGCCGGTGCAAGCTATCTGGCTGGCCCGGACGATATTTACGTATCCCCCAGCCAAATTCGACGCTTCAACCTTCGTACGGGCGATACCATTTCCGGAAAGATTCGCCCCCCCAAAGAAGGCGAACGTTATTTTGCTCTATTAAAAGTTAACCAGATTAACTTCGACAAACCGGAAAATTCGCGCAACAAAATTCTGTTCGAAAACCTTACTCCACTGTTTCCTACCAAGCGCCTGATGTTGGAAACTGGAAATGGCTCCTCGGAAGACTTAACCGGCCGTATCATCGATTTAATCTCACCAATCGGTAAAGGTCAGCGTGGCTTGATTGTAGCGCCACCCAAAGCCGGTAAAACCATTATGATGCAGCATATTGCGCAGGCCATTACTCGCAATAATCCCGAGTGCCACTTAATTGTTCTGCTAATCGACGAACGTCCAGAAGAAGTCACCGAAATGCAACGCTCAGTGCGCGGCGAAGTGGTTGCCTCCACCTTCGATGAACCGCCCTCGCGTCACGTACAAGTCGCGGAAATGGTTATTGAGCGAGCCAAGCGTTTGGTTGAACACAAAAAAGATGTGGTTATCCTGCTCGATTCCATTACCCGATTAGCCCGCGCCTACAACACCGTTATTCCTTCCTCCGGTAAAGTGCTGACCGGCGGTGTGGACGCCCACGCCCTGGAACGCCCCAAGCGTTTCTTCGGAGCCGCACGAAATATTGAGGAAGGCGGCAGCCTATCTATCGTCGCAACCGCTCTAATCGATACCGGTTCGAAAATGGACGAGGTTATCTACGAAGAATTTAAAGGCACAGGCAACCTGGAATTGCACCTCGATCGAAAAATTGCTGAAAAGCGCATTTATCCTGCCATTAACATTCGCCGCTCCGGAACCCGCCGCGAAGATCTGTTAATGAAGGAAGATGAACTTTCTCGCGTATGGATTCTGCGCAAGCTGCTTCACGATATGGAAGATACTTCTGCAACTGAATTTTTAATTGATCGACTGAAAGGCTTTAAATCCAACGATCAGTTCTTCCTTTCTATGAAGTCAAAATAA
- the ubiD gene encoding 4-hydroxy-3-polyprenylbenzoate decarboxylase, translating into MFKDLRDFIQLLEKKGQLKRITHPVSCNLEITEICDRTLRAGGPALLFENVEGHDIPLLGNLFGTPERVALGMGQESVDALREVGELLAFLKEPEPPKGMKDAWDKLPIFKQVLNMAPKEVSKAPCQQIILEGDQVDLNKLPIQICWPGDVGPLVTWPLVITKGPHKERQNLGIYRMQLIGKNKLIMRWLSHRGGALDFKEWQAQHPGENFPVSIALGADPATILGAVTPVPDTLSEYGFAGLLRGSKTEVVKSKGNNLQVPASAEFILEGFIAPGEMADEGPFGDHTGYYNEVDSFPVFTVERITHRKNPIYHSTYTGRPPDEPAVLGLALNEVFIPLLKKQFPEIVDFYLPPEGCSYRIAVVTMKKQYPGHAKRIMLGVWSYLRQFMYTKFVIVTDDDINARNWEDVIWAITTRVDPTRDTTLVDNTPIDYLDFASPVSGLGSKMGIDATNKWKGETDREWGKPIEMDIAVKEKIDELWDKLDIN; encoded by the coding sequence ATGTTCAAAGATCTTCGCGATTTTATTCAACTACTCGAAAAAAAAGGGCAACTCAAACGCATTACCCACCCGGTAAGCTGCAACCTTGAGATTACCGAAATTTGCGACCGCACACTGCGTGCTGGCGGTCCTGCGTTATTATTTGAAAATGTTGAAGGCCACGATATTCCCCTGCTAGGAAACCTGTTCGGTACGCCCGAGCGCGTCGCCCTAGGAATGGGGCAGGAAAGTGTTGATGCACTGCGCGAAGTAGGGGAGCTACTGGCATTCTTAAAAGAGCCGGAACCTCCCAAAGGCATGAAAGACGCCTGGGATAAACTACCCATATTTAAACAGGTTTTAAATATGGCGCCCAAAGAAGTCAGCAAAGCGCCCTGCCAGCAAATCATACTGGAAGGCGACCAAGTCGATTTAAATAAGCTCCCCATTCAAATCTGCTGGCCTGGCGATGTCGGCCCTCTGGTCACTTGGCCACTGGTTATCACCAAAGGGCCACACAAAGAACGCCAAAATTTGGGTATTTACCGCATGCAGTTAATCGGTAAAAACAAATTGATTATGCGCTGGCTCAGCCACCGTGGCGGCGCTCTCGACTTTAAAGAATGGCAGGCACAACATCCCGGCGAGAACTTCCCTGTCTCTATAGCACTGGGCGCCGACCCGGCAACCATTTTGGGCGCAGTAACTCCCGTTCCCGACACCTTAAGCGAATACGGTTTTGCCGGATTATTGCGTGGCAGCAAAACCGAGGTGGTAAAAAGCAAAGGCAACAATTTGCAAGTACCCGCTTCCGCAGAGTTTATTTTGGAAGGCTTTATTGCTCCAGGAGAAATGGCCGACGAAGGGCCCTTTGGCGACCACACAGGCTATTACAATGAAGTAGATAGCTTTCCCGTTTTTACGGTAGAGCGGATCACCCACCGTAAAAACCCGATTTACCACAGCACCTACACCGGGCGCCCGCCCGATGAACCTGCCGTTTTAGGCCTGGCCCTAAACGAAGTATTTATACCGTTACTGAAAAAACAATTTCCAGAAATTGTCGATTTTTATCTGCCACCGGAGGGCTGCAGCTATCGCATAGCCGTAGTCACCATGAAAAAACAATACCCCGGCCACGCCAAACGCATCATGCTCGGCGTATGGTCGTACCTGCGACAGTTTATGTACACCAAGTTTGTGATTGTTACCGACGATGATATTAACGCCCGCAACTGGGAAGATGTGATCTGGGCCATCACCACACGTGTTGACCCAACACGTGATACCACACTGGTAGACAACACCCCTATCGACTACCTTGATTTCGCCTCACCGGTTTCCGGCCTGGGTTCAAAAATGGGTATCGATGCCACCAATAAGTGGAAGGGAGAAACGGACAGAGAGTGGGGAAAACCCATTGAGATGGATATTGCCGTAAAAGAAAAAATCGATGAGCTCTGGGACAAGCTGGACATTAACTGA
- a CDS encoding FAD-dependent oxidoreductase — MNVTPGEIGGCEFFSKPEYHASKGAGVYQASFIDILYDHEGYLRKYNGKISDPVVNTNKRVAIVGSGPAGLVAAFQLLQVGIDVEIFEADKSRYGGRIYSGHPVAGDSAIFEMGAMRVPPSEKLFGYYASLFSMESGDFPDPGKVSTRIVFDGEVYTWLANQPPPEIFFTVSKSWDAFVETLAPLIDCLKEGTETSFQKALSAWQALVNPGNAEIGFSNISFYEGLVYLFVDNYQKYGLQQPWSGREFALFGALGLGSGGFGP; from the coding sequence TTGAATGTAACTCCTGGGGAGATAGGCGGCTGTGAGTTTTTTTCAAAACCAGAATATCACGCAAGTAAAGGTGCAGGTGTATATCAGGCTTCTTTTATAGATATCTTGTATGATCACGAAGGCTACCTTAGAAAGTATAACGGTAAAATTTCAGATCCCGTTGTAAACACTAATAAGCGTGTAGCGATTGTCGGCAGCGGTCCGGCAGGGCTGGTTGCAGCGTTTCAGTTGTTGCAAGTGGGAATCGACGTAGAAATATTTGAAGCGGATAAATCTCGTTACGGAGGTAGAATTTATTCTGGTCATCCTGTTGCGGGAGACTCTGCAATTTTTGAAATGGGTGCTATGCGAGTGCCACCTTCGGAAAAATTATTTGGCTACTACGCCAGTTTGTTTTCCATGGAAAGCGGCGACTTCCCCGATCCGGGTAAGGTTTCCACCCGTATTGTCTTTGATGGCGAAGTCTATACTTGGCTAGCGAATCAGCCTCCACCTGAAATATTTTTCACAGTGAGCAAAAGTTGGGATGCCTTTGTTGAAACGCTCGCTCCTCTTATTGATTGCTTAAAGGAAGGCACTGAGACGAGTTTTCAAAAAGCTTTGAGCGCCTGGCAAGCATTGGTAAACCCTGGCAATGCGGAGATTGGGTTTAGCAATATCAGTTTTTACGAGGGTTTGGTTTACCTGTTTGTCGATAATTATCAGAAATACGGACTACAACAGCCCTGGTCGGGTAGGGAGTTTGCGTTGTTCGGCGCACTTGGTTTGGGGTCTGGCGGTTTTGGCCCATAG
- a CDS encoding amidohydrolase family protein — MPSLWDMHTHVYKITALLDLPLYVAYGVTNVRDMTSCPKQGDPFASCPEDFKRWTKAVIDGQLVGPRIQGTASWQLNGPGIHDYIQDLPDFFGTKNPAQARQFARYYSGRVDALKVYNYIPRDSYFALVDEAKILGLDVVGHRPHAVSAIEAAQSQKSIEHARFILHESFSGSKNLRESVEIGSWKEDRRRMLDEHDPEMAAAIFDAMKAGGTWYVPTHLTRRVDAYGEEPLIRSDPMLRYLHPLMKWQWLEDVNKVIDEEPSAQARQAYRDFYHKGLELTGEAHRAGVKVLVGTDYIVAGITVHDELEQLTMAGLTPLEALRAATVLPAEYFGLQDKYGHIGEGMNADLILLNKNPLDNIRNSLEIETVILNGNLYDRNRLDNIERIVEYRAKSWSIACKMLWQLLKNPVAY, encoded by the coding sequence ATGCCATCGCTATGGGACATGCATACACACGTATATAAAATTACTGCGCTTCTAGATTTACCGCTATACGTTGCATATGGCGTTACTAATGTAAGGGATATGACCAGTTGTCCGAAGCAGGGAGATCCTTTCGCGTCGTGCCCCGAGGATTTCAAGCGTTGGACCAAAGCTGTAATTGACGGTCAGCTCGTTGGGCCACGTATTCAGGGCACTGCTAGCTGGCAACTTAACGGCCCCGGAATTCACGATTATATTCAAGATCTACCTGATTTTTTTGGTACAAAAAATCCCGCACAGGCGAGGCAGTTTGCTCGTTACTATTCCGGCAGGGTTGATGCACTAAAGGTATACAATTATATACCAAGAGACTCGTATTTTGCGCTAGTCGACGAAGCAAAGATACTGGGCCTAGATGTAGTAGGTCATCGCCCCCATGCTGTAAGTGCAATTGAAGCCGCGCAGTCTCAGAAGAGTATTGAGCATGCACGCTTTATATTGCATGAATCATTTTCTGGCAGCAAAAATTTACGTGAATCGGTCGAAATAGGTTCCTGGAAAGAAGATCGGCGGCGGATGTTGGATGAGCACGATCCTGAAATGGCAGCAGCAATTTTCGATGCAATGAAGGCCGGTGGCACATGGTATGTACCAACTCACCTGACACGCAGAGTTGACGCTTATGGTGAAGAGCCTCTAATCCGCAGCGACCCGATGCTTCGTTATTTACATCCCCTAATGAAGTGGCAGTGGTTAGAGGATGTGAATAAAGTTATTGATGAAGAACCATCTGCGCAAGCACGACAAGCCTATCGAGATTTCTACCATAAAGGCCTTGAACTCACAGGTGAAGCCCATCGTGCTGGTGTTAAGGTGTTGGTTGGTACGGATTATATTGTCGCGGGTATAACTGTTCATGATGAGTTGGAACAATTGACGATGGCAGGGCTAACACCCCTGGAAGCACTTCGCGCGGCGACTGTATTACCCGCAGAGTATTTTGGCCTGCAAGATAAATATGGCCATATTGGTGAAGGAATGAACGCCGATTTGATTCTTCTGAACAAAAATCCATTAGATAATATAAGAAATTCGTTGGAAATAGAGACGGTAATACTTAACGGTAACCTTTATGACCGAAACCGCCTTGATAATATCGAGCGTATAGTAGAATATCGAGCGAAAAGCTGGAGTATTGCCTGCAAAATGTTGTGGCAATTACTAAAAAATCCTGTTGCTTACTAA
- a CDS encoding DUF2238 domain-containing protein: protein MIGAVLLAVTYNTFRLTPVLYGFILLHCIVLMVGGHYTYAEVPLFDGLFGSERNNYDKVGHFFQGFVPALLAREVLIRKHVVNGHIWQAFIIISICLAFSAFYELVEWWVALATGEKAEAFLGTQGYVWDTQSDMALALLGGFCSLLLLSGLHNRQIENVMKSSARAQ from the coding sequence GTGATTGGTGCCGTGCTGCTGGCCGTGACTTACAATACCTTTAGGCTAACGCCAGTACTTTATGGTTTTATTTTGTTGCACTGTATCGTGTTAATGGTGGGTGGCCACTACACCTACGCTGAAGTTCCTTTGTTCGATGGCCTATTTGGTTCGGAAAGAAATAACTACGACAAGGTAGGCCACTTCTTCCAAGGGTTTGTTCCTGCGCTACTGGCAAGGGAAGTACTCATTCGAAAGCATGTTGTCAATGGCCATATTTGGCAGGCATTTATAATTATTTCTATATGTTTGGCCTTCAGTGCATTCTATGAGCTAGTTGAATGGTGGGTAGCTTTGGCCACAGGGGAGAAAGCAGAGGCATTCCTCGGTACTCAGGGTTATGTATGGGATACGCAATCTGATATGGCGCTCGCCCTATTAGGGGGATTTTGTTCGCTGCTTTTATTGTCCGGCTTGCATAATAGGCAAATCGAAAATGTAATGAAAAGTTCGGCGCGGGCCCAGTAA
- a CDS encoding glycoside hydrolase family 2 protein gives MNRFKQLIVMFFIINVIFLSHAHAQLAMTNVYGRDAVSLNGQWNAIVDPTGIGDWRQVWEERKPEKKTDFFEYSFEGGPLLSVPGSFNTQYPELTYLEGTVWYKKVFDAKPEKAKRLFLHFGAVNYQATVYLNGDLIGSHEGGFTPFQFEITDVVRNGKNTIIVKANNQRLKDGLPGLGYDWFNYGGITRDVHLIKTNASFIEDYLIQLKSHSLEDVTGWVKVNGSLRSQEIDIIIPDLNINYKTKSNRDGIAKVSFKSQIDLWSPDNPRLYEVIIKSKTDTVSDKIGFRSIEVSGTKILLNGESIFLKGINIHEENPLKSEKAFSEEDAILLLSWAKELGCNIVRLAHYPHNEYMVKLAEEMGLMVWEELPVYQHIEFSSPSMKNKMDVMLREMIRRDRNRAGVIIWSLSNETYDFTPKRNEMLADIAKKTRRIDDTRLITSVINNQGYENNTVNVWDSVYSHFDIISINEYLGWYVPWQGKPEDTEWKLVFNDKPVFISEFGGEALFGSNFGPKDEAAYWSEEYQEKIYRDQVKMFASVPNLVGVSPWLLVDYRSLGRMHPIYQKGWNRKGLLSEKGERKKAWHIMNKYFSEN, from the coding sequence ATGAATCGTTTCAAGCAGTTAATCGTAATGTTTTTCATTATTAATGTTATATTTCTATCGCATGCCCACGCGCAATTAGCGATGACCAATGTATATGGACGAGATGCTGTAAGTCTAAATGGTCAGTGGAACGCTATAGTAGACCCTACGGGTATTGGCGATTGGCGCCAAGTATGGGAGGAAAGAAAACCAGAGAAAAAGACCGACTTTTTTGAATATTCATTTGAGGGTGGGCCTTTGCTATCTGTGCCCGGGAGTTTTAATACGCAATACCCCGAGCTCACGTATCTAGAAGGAACTGTTTGGTATAAAAAAGTTTTTGATGCTAAACCTGAGAAAGCCAAAAGACTATTTTTACATTTTGGTGCTGTAAATTATCAAGCTACGGTATATTTGAATGGCGATCTAATCGGTAGCCATGAAGGCGGCTTTACGCCGTTTCAATTTGAGATAACAGATGTTGTTCGTAACGGAAAAAACACAATTATTGTTAAAGCAAATAATCAGCGATTAAAAGATGGTCTGCCTGGATTGGGTTATGATTGGTTTAATTATGGTGGCATCACTCGCGATGTTCACCTTATTAAAACAAACGCCTCCTTTATCGAAGACTATTTGATTCAACTGAAGAGCCATTCCTTAGAGGACGTAACGGGTTGGGTTAAAGTAAATGGATCCCTGAGATCTCAAGAAATAGACATTATAATTCCAGATTTAAATATCAACTATAAGACAAAAAGCAATCGTGATGGTATCGCTAAAGTTAGCTTCAAAAGCCAAATCGACTTATGGTCACCCGATAACCCGCGACTATATGAGGTTATCATTAAAAGCAAAACTGATACTGTTTCCGATAAAATTGGATTCAGAAGCATCGAAGTGAGCGGTACGAAGATATTGCTTAATGGTGAATCAATTTTTCTAAAGGGAATTAATATTCACGAAGAAAATCCTTTGAAATCCGAGAAAGCATTTTCGGAAGAAGATGCGATACTACTGCTATCCTGGGCAAAAGAATTAGGCTGCAATATTGTTCGGCTAGCTCATTATCCACATAACGAATATATGGTAAAGCTTGCAGAAGAGATGGGCTTAATGGTGTGGGAGGAATTACCTGTTTATCAGCACATTGAGTTTTCATCACCTAGCATGAAGAACAAAATGGATGTAATGCTTCGGGAGATGATTCGTAGGGATAGAAATCGTGCCGGCGTAATTATCTGGAGTTTGTCAAATGAAACCTATGATTTCACGCCAAAACGAAATGAGATGCTTGCCGATATAGCCAAAAAAACTAGGCGTATAGATGATACTAGACTAATTACATCGGTGATAAACAATCAGGGCTATGAGAATAATACGGTCAATGTTTGGGATTCTGTTTATAGTCACTTTGATATTATATCCATTAATGAATATTTAGGATGGTATGTTCCTTGGCAAGGAAAGCCTGAAGACACAGAGTGGAAGCTTGTCTTTAATGACAAGCCTGTCTTTATCTCTGAATTTGGTGGCGAAGCGTTGTTTGGAAGTAATTTCGGGCCTAAGGATGAAGCGGCATATTGGAGTGAAGAATATCAAGAGAAAATTTATAGGGATCAAGTCAAGATGTTTGCTAGTGTGCCGAATCTGGTCGGAGTTTCCCCTTGGCTTCTAGTGGATTATCGCTCGTTGGGTAGAATGCACCCCATATATCAAAAGGGTTGGAACCGTAAAGGGCTGTTGTCTGAAAAGGGTGAAAGAAAAAAGGCCTGGCATATTATGAATAAATATTTCAGCGAGAACTAA
- a CDS encoding tautomerase family protein → MRNQGMNMIVIFGIKEKLNPIKSKLSDVIHSSMQSVLGMPEDKRAHRFIPMDKEDFYYPGGRSDAYTVIEINMMSGRKVETQKNLIKSLFKDIERQLSIAPVDIEIIIKEQAPHQWGFRGMTGDEANDLKYKIKV, encoded by the coding sequence ATGCGTAATCAGGGAATGAATATGATCGTGATTTTTGGAATCAAAGAAAAGCTTAATCCTATCAAGTCAAAGCTTTCTGATGTTATTCATAGTTCTATGCAGTCTGTATTGGGTATGCCCGAAGATAAGCGAGCACACCGGTTTATACCAATGGATAAGGAGGATTTCTATTATCCGGGGGGGCGTAGTGATGCGTACACCGTTATTGAAATAAATATGATGTCTGGTCGTAAAGTTGAAACTCAGAAGAATCTGATTAAATCACTTTTTAAAGACATTGAGCGTCAACTTTCGATTGCGCCAGTCGATATTGAAATTATTATCAAGGAGCAAGCTCCCCATCAGTGGGGGTTTCGGGGTATGACCGGCGATGAAGCTAATGATCTCAAGTATAAAATAAAGGTATAG